The Macadamia integrifolia cultivar HAES 741 chromosome 4, SCU_Mint_v3, whole genome shotgun sequence genome contains the following window.
GTGTCGTGGTGCGATGAGCATCAGATAGTCTAGACAATCTTGGGACGGATGCCCGGATACTCTTGACCATCCAATACTCATCGCACTGCCGCCCTCTATGTAGAGAATAACTGCTCCAAAACTAATACCATAATTTATGCTGTAAATTATTTTTGAGCACATTAAGTATAAAACCAAGTGCAAGGACATATTCAATAATGaagtcttttttcttttggaccaCCTTTGATTCCGTGTTTTTATCTCTGTTGAATGTGGCTACAAGAACTTCATTGAGGGGAGAAACCTTCTTGGATTCCATTGCCAGACATTTTATTTTTGCTCTTTTTCGgtgaaagtttttcttcacctgGGTGAAAAGAATCTTGCCATTAGGATGTCATTATTTATTCAACCCCTATTATTTAAAGTTCAAAATGTCATTGGCATCATTCCAAGATTCACATCTAATCATTAGAATTGGTGGAATAAGATATTCTCTTTTCACCATCGAGAAAAAAAGCTCGGTCAGAATTATTACCAtaaaacaagagaagaaaaactttCATTGATGTACACCATCATCTATGCACATAtcatctttcaaaaaaaaaaaaaaaaaaaccctaattttaaatgggaaaagggaaaagggaaaagggtGGTTGTCTATCTCATTCCTCTTCCCCCTTGGAAAGGTCTCCTCTACACCTGTCGCATTCCTCCCATTAGTTGAGTCACTAGCTCTAGATGAACCAGCAGCTCACATAACCTCTTCcctgaaaataataataataaataaataaatgtacaagatgtttaaaaaaaaaatcatgtggaAGGCAAATTTTCAGACCATCAGAGCTCCCTCAAATCTGAGatcaaatctgaaaataaacTCTCCAAACTGTTCTTTGTAACCTGCTTAAATCCCATTCTAGTCTATGTCTAGTCCATaattaaggccctctttggtatcatttttctttttgatttttacctatttaacacaaatcattaatgaaaaccattttttattaaaacataaaaatgaagaaatcctCAGAGATCTGGCGACTTAAGCGAATCTCATGGCTCAAAAGCATACCTTGTAGATCAGCCAAGGAAAGTGAATTAGATCTTGTGGAAATGGCAGTGACGAAGGAGTCAAATTCAGGTCCAAGACCAGCAAGAATGTGAAGAATGAGATCTGATTCAGTCACAGGTTCTGCTATGGCAGCGAGTTTGTCAGCTATTGCCTTCATGTTCTAGAGAAATGCCGTGACAGTGAGATTACACTTCTTTTCGGTCTGCAATTGGAGACTAAGTTGCATAACCTGAGATCTTGAGTGAGAAGCAAAAATGCCTTCTAGTGATTTCCAGCTAGCACTTGAAGTAGAACATCCAACAATTTGAGCAAGAACAGATTCGGTGAGGGAAGAAAGAATCCAGCCAAGAAGGAGTTGATCTTGTCGATTCCAAGCAACGAACTCCGGATTTGAAACGAGATTTGTTGTAGTTGGATTTACAGATGAAACGATTTCTTGAGGACAAGCAGTAGATCCATCAAGAAACCCCATTAATCCATGACCACAAACAATTGGAAGAACCTGAGACTTCCACAGAAGAAAATTGTTTTGATCTAAGTGAACAGATATAGGATGGCTTAGATTTGCAGAAGCATAGAAGAttgtttgagaagaagaaaaggagtttGAAGAAGAAGCTGAGGAAGCCATTAGACtacacgctctgataccacgaAAGATGATGTTTAGGAGTTTTCCCAATACTTAATTTGAGTGGGAAGAGTTTGTATTTATATGTAAAGAATTTGAACAGTCAGCTAGAGTTACAAGAGAGAGAGTTAGTTACAATCTATTACAGGGTTGGTTAGAAACATGTGGTTAGTTAGAAACAGAGCAAGACAGGTTAATCCTCAACAATAGTACATTTTTGGCTTCAACAGTAAGAGCTATAGAAGCATAATTCATTGATAATGCCAGTCTATCATCAGTTGTAGAGCCCTGTCCTAATCTTTGGCGGTTCGGCCTTTCTTTTTGCAAAGATCAGATTCACAAACATAAAAGAATAACATGGGGAGTGGAGTTGATATAACTTCATaaattgaagtcatcaaattaATTGAAGTTGAATCAAATCCAGGTGATTTGGTTCAATATAATCATGAGCTTTGGAGCCATGGACTTTTGTTCTCTATTTTCATGACAGACAGATCAAGCACAAGGAGGAAAAGTTTAGAGAGATACAAGGCATAGGAATTCAGTTAAACAAGAATTTAAACTATGGCAGAACTTGGCCCTTGAAACAGTAGCTTGGCCTACATCCTCTGGTTTCTTATGCGAAAGTTGATGGCAGAAGGCGATGCCATGGCCCTGGAAGCCAGTGCTCTCAAATTTGCCCTTGCTGATGCTAAAGAGTTCCTTGGTTGCCCATGCGTCGTCTCCCTAAAGGCTCCCATGAATTCTTCCCTCTGCAACCTAAAAGCCAATGCAGCATCCTCTACCTGACTGGGCACTTCCCTTATTCTTCTTGCAGAAACATCTCTGTCCCTTGACTCTCTTCTGCTAGAAACTGCAATATACCGAGAGTCATGACTCCCTCTTTTAGGGCTTTGACGTGCCATTTCACGATTATTTAGGGcccctgctgccttccttgctTCAACCTCTTGTGGAAACAGAAGTTGAATTGTATTCCAAAGAACCGTGTTCACTGTGCATGATCGCCCATTGCTGTCAATGAtgcagaaaagaaaattagataAACCCTTTATGGGCTTCACAAAGACCATATGATGAAGAATCCCCCCTTAAGCTCAAGTATTTATAACCTCTAATACCTGACTAGCTGTCTACACTTTGGGCATTTCTTCCCACATTTATCAGCAGCAGATTTCAGGCATTTCTTACAAAAGCTGCAAAATAGAACATTTTTCTCTCACAGATCATTccaacaaaaaagggaaaagaaaaatgaaaaaagaaaaaaaggagaacactgatctaatttaatagaaacaaaatcatacaGAGTTCAGATAATTTGCCATACCTGTGTCCACAAGGAGTGGTACTTGGTTCGAAGCAAATCTCCAGACAAATCTGCAAAAGGGATCAGCCCAAAGTTATTAATCTAGTAACACCATATTTTGTTTTGGCCTATTCAAAGTTAAAATCAAGATTTCAACTAAGATTAAACTCCTCACCGCGCAAGAAAGCTCCTCCCTCAGTCGATCCATACAAGGAAGAGCCGAACCAGAACAAGAGCTATCGGAAGCCTCGACAGGCAAAGCCACTCcaccttccttttctttcttttcctcgaTCACATCAGTTTTCAATTCCATCGTCTTTTTGGTGTGTTCTGAAGATTAATTACATCCAGGAAACACAAACAAGAACACCATTTTCTGATTAGCAGAAAAATCTAGATTGGCATTTTCATGAACccgaaaaatgaaaaagggcaacaagataaaaagaatgagagagagagagagagagagagagagagagagagagagagagacgatacCTTCTCCAGCAGTCTCTTCATCGTCTAGGTTAAGAACACCAATCGGAATTGAACCAGTGCTTCGTTTCTTAGATCTGCGCTTACTGAGAAGAAAAACAATCAACCAACAATTTTagagaggaaagaaattcaTAGAGAAGGAAGAAACGAAAATAACTGAGAAAGGGTAGATGTTGTTGTAGTTGTTTGCCTTCTTGAACTGGTTCTAGGGCTCTTGAACTGGAGATGGGCTCgtttcttctcctttgattcTCTATCGGGAGTATCTTCTACGACTTGAGTTGCGAGAAGAATAGCTTCTTCGTCCCAACCGGCCATGGCGGCAACAGATCGGAACCCAGGGCTGAAAACGTTGTCAGCATCTCCCCCATCTTCCACCGTCGCCGACCGTTTTGTTGGGCCATTCCGAATTTGCGgactattcttttcttctctagccATATTTTCTCTCAAGGGTTTGTCCGATGGAAGGAGGAAACGCTTCTCTTCTGCCCGGAGGAGAGATAGATCTTTCTTGGGGTGGTGGTTTTTATGTTAACGgtcgaaattttgaattttgttttgctTCCTGGTTCTTACCTTTTCATCCTCTCAACGGCTGGAATCAAGGGGAATATAAGGGGGCCAGGGAACGGTCggtttaattggtttggtttgatagGCTTGGTCGGTTTCAATTTGAACCAAACTGTATTTTTTATTGATCGGCCTCCACCAAAGGCTATTGGCATCAGGCAATTCCGTTGattctaatttaattttttattttatttttatttttaaagccAAGCGTGCTTATTCTTGATTTATCACCGTTCAACATTTTGATCTGAAAGTACCAAATGAAGATAGTGCTAAAAAACAACAATTGCCTAGAGTGGTTGATGAGCTATGGTGCACAAAAAGCTCATGTTCACTAGGTCCGAGATCTTCTAGCCGTTATCTACTTCTCTTTcctatctattaaaaaaaaaaaaaaattaaaaataccaTACTTCTTGCTTTTTATTGTTCAAtccaattttatgtttttttcaaaaaatcgaACTAACCAGCCAATTGACTATGAGATGGGTTTTATCAAAATAAGTTTTTAGACTAGTGAAACCATAGTTTTGAAACAAGAACAACAACCAAACCAAAAACCGGTTTTGATGGGTTTTGTCATAGTATATTTCCAGCCTTGGGCGTTCCAATCTAACCAAAAACCTGGTCTGCTCATTTGAACCCGGTTCAAATATTTAGACTAGTGTAGTTTTCTAAACTATGGGTTTGCTTGACTTTAAGGGGAGCTATACTCTAGCAACTTGGTGCAGTGTGGAATGTGGAGGGCTAGAGCCCATCCTACCAGGAGCTTGGGTTTAAGCAGATTATTGAAGAAAGGCAGAAACTGTGGATTATTTTTGTTTGGCAGAGACATTGCTATGTTGTTAGTATGTAGTTTTTCTTTCACATGTTTTATAGTTAGTtaatcattttgtttttttccttctgtATAATCCTCTTGTGTACCTGCAACTTGTGGACCCTGCCCTCTACAACTCCCATCCTCACCCAATATTTGTAACTCCATCACCCTAAACATAATATATGAAACATTGGGTATCTTAACAACAATTTCATCAAACGTTTAAGTACCCTAGG
Protein-coding sequences here:
- the LOC122077160 gene encoding LON peptidase N-terminal domain and RING finger protein 3-like isoform X2 translates to MAREEKNSPQIRNGPTKRSATVEDGGDADNVFSPGFRSVAAMAGWDEEAILLATQVVEDTPDRESKEKKRAHLQFKSPRTSSRRQTTTTTSTLSQSKKRSTGSIPIGVLNLDDEETAGEEHTKKTMELKTDVIEEKKEKEGGVALPVEASDSSCSGSALPCMDRLREELSCAICLEICFEPSTTPCGHSFCKKCLKSAADKCGKKCPKCRQLVSNGRSCTVNTVLWNTIQLLFPQEVEARKAAGALNNREMARQSPKRGSHDSRYIAVSSRRESRDRDVSARRIREVPSQVEDAALAFRLQREEFMGAFRETTHGQPRNSLASARANLRALASRAMASPSAINFRIRNQRM
- the LOC122077160 gene encoding tripartite motif-containing protein 65-like isoform X4 → MAREEKNSPQIRNGPTKRSATVEDGGDADNVFSPGFRSVAAMAGWDEEAILLATQVVEDTPDRESKEKKRAHLQFKSPRTSSRRSKKRSTGSIPIGVLNLDDEETAGEEHTKKTMELKTDVIEEKKEKEGGVALPVEASDSSCSGSALPCMDRLREELSCAICLEICFEPSTTPCGHSFCKKCLKSAADKCGKKCPKCRQLVSNGRSCTVNTVLWNTIQLLFPQEVEARKAAGALNNREMARQSPKRGSHDSRYIAVSSRRESRDRDVSARRIREVPSQVEDAALAFRLQREEFMGAFRETTHGQPRNSLASARANLRALASRAMASPSAINFRIRNQRM
- the LOC122077160 gene encoding LON peptidase N-terminal domain and RING finger protein 3-like isoform X3, with product MAREEKNSPQIRNGPTKRSATVEDGGDADNVFSPGFRSVAAMAGWDEEAILLATQVVEDTPDRESKEKKRAHLQFKSPRTSSRSKRRSKKRSTGSIPIGVLNLDDEETAGEEHTKKTMELKTDVIEEKKEKEGGVALPVEASDSSCSGSALPCMDRLREELSCAICLEICFEPSTTPCGHSFCKKCLKSAADKCGKKCPKCRQLVSNGRSCTVNTVLWNTIQLLFPQEVEARKAAGALNNREMARQSPKRGSHDSRYIAVSSRRESRDRDVSARRIREVPSQVEDAALAFRLQREEFMGAFRETTHGQPRNSLASARANLRALASRAMASPSAINFRIRNQRM
- the LOC122077160 gene encoding LON peptidase N-terminal domain and RING finger protein 3-like isoform X1, with the translated sequence MAREEKNSPQIRNGPTKRSATVEDGGDADNVFSPGFRSVAAMAGWDEEAILLATQVVEDTPDRESKEKKRAHLQFKSPRTSSRRQTTTTTSTLSHKRRSKKRSTGSIPIGVLNLDDEETAGEEHTKKTMELKTDVIEEKKEKEGGVALPVEASDSSCSGSALPCMDRLREELSCAICLEICFEPSTTPCGHSFCKKCLKSAADKCGKKCPKCRQLVSNGRSCTVNTVLWNTIQLLFPQEVEARKAAGALNNREMARQSPKRGSHDSRYIAVSSRRESRDRDVSARRIREVPSQVEDAALAFRLQREEFMGAFRETTHGQPRNSLASARANLRALASRAMASPSAINFRIRNQRM